The following are from one region of the Erwinia billingiae Eb661 genome:
- the rpsD gene encoding 30S ribosomal protein S4, which translates to MARYLGPKLKLSRREGTDLFLKSGVRAIDTKCKIEQAPGQHGARKPRLSDYGVQLREKQKVRRTYGVLERQFRNYYKEAARLKGNTGENLLALLEGRLDNVVYRMGFGATRAESRQLVSHKSIMVNGRVVSIASYQVTPNDVVSIREKAKKQSRVKAALELAEQREKPTWLEVDATKMEGVFKRIPERTDLSADINEHLIVELYSK; encoded by the coding sequence GCTCAAGCTGAGCCGTCGCGAAGGTACCGACCTCTTTTTGAAGTCAGGCGTTCGCGCGATTGATACCAAGTGTAAGATTGAACAAGCTCCTGGTCAGCACGGTGCGCGTAAACCGCGTCTGTCTGATTATGGTGTGCAGTTACGTGAAAAGCAGAAAGTTCGTCGTACCTACGGCGTGCTGGAGCGTCAGTTCCGTAACTATTATAAAGAAGCAGCTCGTCTGAAAGGCAACACAGGTGAAAACCTGTTAGCACTGCTTGAAGGTCGTCTGGATAACGTTGTTTACCGTATGGGCTTTGGCGCTACTCGTGCAGAATCACGTCAGTTAGTTAGCCACAAATCTATCATGGTAAACGGTCGCGTTGTCAGCATCGCTTCTTATCAGGTAACTCCGAATGACGTTGTTAGCATCCGTGAGAAAGCCAAAAAGCAGTCTCGCGTGAAAGCCGCTCTGGAGCTGGCTGAACAGCGTGAAAAGCCAACCTGGCTGGAAGTTGATGCGACTAAGATGGAAGGTGTGTTCAAACGTATTCCTGAACGTACCGATCTGTCTGCGGACATTAACGAACACCTGATCGTCGAGCTTTACTCCAAGTAA